The Triticum aestivum cultivar Chinese Spring chromosome 3A, IWGSC CS RefSeq v2.1, whole genome shotgun sequence genome includes a region encoding these proteins:
- the LOC123057527 gene encoding transcription factor NAI1-like codes for MRDVQAGVKVSAFNSSRRKEFLDECTLLLSLVLAAKSVVTYGRMPMDDMDDSLMFMQWAVSTLQHEEDQGGADENRAGFACLQALPELPEAHKRQSSGADTRRCGGLISPSPDAAMQQGSNSTLTSFPASGSMSSTGATYTHSMSWNFNAAQPSSVGGGTQAARAPFRSGVSQPTRRAAARKVAACAQGHIMAERKRREKTNQRFIELSALIPGLKKMDKGTILSNATSYVKELQEKVKSLEAAGRSHRSVETVVLVKEGSPLFYSADRTPARSQLLPEIEAKLSGNKVMLRIHCEINGKGLVARVLAELEEFHLRVVHNNVMPFTQSTVIITTMAKASSHEQIYDSTHSDSKFGCKTTTRTLKRG; via the exons ATGAGAGATGTGCAAGCCGGAGTCAAGGTTAGTGCTTTCA ACAGCTCTCGTCGGAAGGAATTCCTTGACGAGTGCACACTACTGCTGAGTCTTGTTCTCG CTGCTAAGTCAGTGGTTACGTACGGACGGATGCCCATGGACGACATGGACGACTCACTCATGTTCATGCAGTGGGCGGTGAGCACGCTGCAGCACGAGGAGGATCAAGGAGGAGCCGACGAGAACCGGGCTGGCTTCGCATGCCTCCAGGCGCTCCCGGAGCTCCCGGAAGCACACAAGAGGCAGAGCTCCGGCGCGGATACCCGCCGCTGTGGGGGGCTCATCAGTCCATCCCCTGATGCAGCCATGCAGCAAGGCAGCAATTCCACGTTGACGTCGTTCCCGGCCTCGGGCAGTATGAGCAGTACCGGCGCCACCTACACCCACTCCATGAGCTGGAACTTCAACGCGGCCCAGCCGTCCAGCGTGGGCGGTGGCACACAGGCCGCCAGAGCGCCGTTTCGTTCCGGCGTGTCACAGCCGACGAGGAGGGCCGCCGCAAGGAAAGTCGCCGCCTGCGCACAAGGCCACATCATGGCGGAGCGGAAGCGCCGGGAGAAGACCAACCAGCGCTTCATCGAGCTCTCTGCCCTCATCCCAGGCCTCAAGAAG ATGGACAAGGGGACGATTCTTAGCAACGCAACGAGCTATGTGAAAGAGCTACAAGAGAAAGTCAAGTCCCTGGAGGCGGCCGGCCGCAGCCATAGGAGCGTCGAGACCGTGGTGCTCGTCAAAGAGGGGTCCCCTTTGTTCTACTCGGCAGACCGGACGCCGGCGAGGAGCCAGCTGCTGCCCGAGATCGAGGCAAAACTTTCAGGGAACAAGGTGATGTTGAGGATCCATTGTGAAATAAATGGGAAGGGTCTGGTCGCCAGGGTTCTTGCGGAGTTGGAGGAGTTCCACCTTCGCGTCGTCCACAATAATGTGATGCCGTTCACGCAGTCCACTGTGATTATAACCACCATGGCAAAGGCAAGTTCTCATGAACAGATTTATGATAGTACTCACTCTGATTCaaaatttggttgtaaaactacGACACGCACCTTGAAAAGAGGGTAG